In the Devosia sp. SL43 genome, one interval contains:
- a CDS encoding extensin-like domain-containing protein, with translation MLTRLTIALPLLLATPAMAQDILGPIQDFVDELTAPPAQAPTRPAPPVAPVADPPPVPRPRPPSLPDVPVVQAPEAPAVEAEPEPEVEVQPEAEVEAEPVAVPEPEPEPERVYQVACPAVMQGLVEAEMAPPLSEGMCGEQSPLVVTAVLVRGRMVPLSSPVTTNCQIASAMPGWAETVDGYAGAMLESELASIDTGTSYMCRPVVGGEAGRTSEHGFANAIDVTGFTLADGRSIAVEANWLPAAAPEGRLLRLAHDAACGDFMTVLGPEANAEHEDHLHLDLGCHGQSCTARICE, from the coding sequence ATGCTCACCCGACTGACCATCGCCCTGCCGCTGCTCCTCGCCACGCCTGCTATGGCGCAGGATATTCTGGGGCCGATCCAGGATTTTGTGGATGAACTGACCGCGCCGCCCGCACAGGCGCCGACGCGACCAGCCCCGCCGGTGGCGCCTGTCGCCGATCCACCGCCAGTGCCAAGGCCACGCCCGCCGAGCCTGCCGGATGTGCCTGTGGTGCAGGCGCCGGAGGCTCCGGCTGTTGAGGCGGAACCTGAGCCGGAGGTTGAGGTTCAGCCTGAGGCTGAGGTCGAGGCCGAGCCGGTGGCTGTGCCCGAGCCTGAGCCGGAGCCGGAGCGGGTGTATCAGGTGGCGTGTCCGGCGGTGATGCAGGGGCTGGTGGAGGCGGAGATGGCGCCACCGCTCAGCGAGGGGATGTGCGGGGAGCAATCGCCGCTGGTGGTGACGGCAGTGCTGGTGCGCGGGCGGATGGTGCCGCTATCGAGCCCGGTGACCACCAATTGCCAGATAGCGAGCGCCATGCCGGGCTGGGCCGAAACGGTGGACGGCTATGCCGGGGCAATGCTGGAGAGCGAATTGGCGTCGATCGATACGGGCACAAGCTATATGTGCCGGCCCGTGGTTGGCGGCGAGGCCGGGCGCACATCCGAGCATGGCTTTGCCAATGCGATTGACGTCACCGGCTTCACGCTGGCGGACGGGCGGAGCATTGCCGTCGAGGCGAACTGGCTGCCGGCGGCGGCGCCCGAGGGTCGCCTGCTGCGGCTGGCGCATGACGCCGCCTGCGGGGATTTCATGACGGTGCTGGGGCCGGAAGCCAATGCCGAGCATGAGGACCACCTGCATCTGGACCTGGGGTGCCACGGGCAGAGCTGTACGGCGCGGATATGTGAGTGA
- the lepA gene encoding translation elongation factor 4, which produces MPETIFAPRPRSAISALMTTPLSHIRNFSIVAHIDHGKSTLADRLIQTTGGLDSREMKEQVLDSMDIERERGITIKAQTVRLTYKALNGETYILNLIDTPGHVDFAYEVSRSMAAVEGSLLVVDASQGVEAQTLANVYHALDAGHEIVPVLNKVDLPAADIPRVKQQIEDVIGIDASEALEISAKSGFGIDTVLEAIVHRLPAPKGDIDAPLKALLVDSWYDTYLGVVVLVRIVDGVMKKGQRIRMMASGAVYELDRVAVNTPKLVEVKELTPGELGVFTASIKEVAETNVGDTITDDRKPTAQALPDFRPAQPVVFCGLFPVDASDFDELRAAMGKLRLNDASFSFEMETSAALGFGFRCGFLGLLHLEIIQERLSREFDLDLIATAPSVVYEVVMRDGTTIMLHNPADLPDVMQIEEIREPWIKATILTPDEYLGAILKLCQDRRGIQRNLSYVGNRAMVEYDLPLNEVVFDFYDRLKSISKGYASFDYTLADHRTGDLVKLTILVNAEPVDALSMLVHRTVAESRGRIMCEKLKELIPPHLFVIPIQAAIGGKIIARETVRAMRKDVTAKCYGGDATRKRKLLDKQKKGKAKMRQYGSVNIPQEAFIKALKMGDD; this is translated from the coding sequence ATGCCGGAAACCATCTTTGCGCCCCGTCCCCGTTCTGCTATCAGCGCCCTCATGACAACGCCGCTTTCCCACATCCGCAATTTTTCCATCGTCGCCCATATCGACCATGGCAAATCCACCCTGGCCGATCGCCTGATCCAGACCACGGGGGGCCTGGATTCCCGCGAGATGAAGGAGCAGGTGCTGGACTCGATGGATATCGAGCGCGAGCGCGGCATCACCATCAAGGCCCAGACCGTCCGGCTGACCTACAAGGCGCTCAACGGCGAGACCTATATCCTCAATCTCATCGACACGCCCGGCCACGTCGACTTCGCCTACGAAGTCTCCCGCTCCATGGCTGCCGTCGAAGGCTCCCTGCTGGTCGTCGATGCCTCCCAGGGTGTCGAGGCGCAGACGCTGGCCAATGTCTATCACGCCCTCGATGCCGGCCACGAAATCGTCCCCGTGCTCAACAAGGTCGATCTGCCCGCCGCCGACATTCCGCGCGTCAAGCAGCAGATCGAGGACGTCATCGGCATCGACGCCAGCGAAGCCCTCGAAATCTCGGCGAAATCAGGCTTCGGCATCGACACCGTGCTCGAAGCCATCGTCCACCGTCTGCCCGCCCCCAAGGGCGATATCGATGCCCCGCTCAAGGCGCTGCTGGTCGATAGCTGGTACGATACCTATCTGGGCGTCGTGGTGCTGGTGCGCATTGTCGATGGCGTGATGAAGAAGGGCCAGCGCATCCGCATGATGGCCTCGGGCGCCGTCTATGAGCTCGATCGGGTCGCGGTCAACACGCCCAAGCTGGTCGAGGTCAAGGAGCTGACCCCGGGCGAACTGGGCGTCTTCACCGCCTCGATCAAGGAAGTCGCCGAAACCAATGTCGGCGATACCATCACCGATGATCGCAAGCCCACCGCCCAGGCTTTGCCCGATTTCCGCCCGGCCCAGCCGGTGGTATTCTGCGGCCTCTTCCCCGTCGATGCGTCCGACTTCGACGAGCTGCGCGCCGCCATGGGCAAGCTGCGCCTCAACGATGCCAGCTTCAGCTTCGAGATGGAAACGTCAGCCGCCCTCGGCTTCGGCTTCCGCTGCGGCTTCCTGGGCCTCTTGCATCTCGAAATCATCCAGGAGCGCCTCTCCCGCGAGTTCGATCTCGATCTGATCGCGACGGCGCCATCGGTGGTCTACGAAGTCGTCATGCGCGACGGCACGACCATCATGCTGCACAATCCGGCCGATCTGCCCGATGTGATGCAGATCGAGGAAATCCGCGAGCCCTGGATCAAGGCGACCATCCTCACCCCCGACGAATATCTCGGCGCCATCCTCAAGCTCTGCCAGGATCGCCGCGGCATCCAGCGCAACCTGAGCTATGTCGGCAACCGCGCCATGGTGGAATACGATCTGCCGCTCAATGAAGTGGTGTTCGATTTCTACGATCGCCTGAAGAGCATTTCCAAGGGCTATGCCAGCTTCGACTATACCCTGGCCGATCACCGCACCGGCGACCTGGTCAAGCTGACAATCCTGGTCAATGCCGAACCCGTCGACGCCCTCTCCATGCTGGTGCATCGCACTGTCGCCGAAAGCCGCGGCCGCATCATGTGCGAAAAGCTCAAGGAGCTGATCCCGCCGCATCTGTTCGTCATCCCGATCCAGGCCGCCATCGGCGGCAAGATCATCGCCCGCGAAACCGTCCGCGCCATGCGCAAGGACGTGACCGCCAAGTGCTATGGCGGCGACGCGACGCGCAAGCGCAAGCTGCTCGACAAGCAGAAAAAGGGCAAAGCCAAGATGCGCCAGTATGGCAGCGTGAACATCCCGCAGGAGGCGTTCATCAAGGCGCTGAAGATGGGGGATGACTGA
- a CDS encoding NACHT domain-containing protein, which yields MPEAGGPTTQSGIRYQNSLAALYLGRMLDLRTIPGEAKIASIRVEAPDPVDDIVVEYADGTRLHIQAKEALATSGEVWRSLWQSVLKQRAASRTARCSIIVGTYSAELDALREACARSRGKNDGVEWVEALSQVQLAIIGKVSDALGCNLAECWPTLNSVAIEFETTRNIETIGVRDWVPESSVGKLQLLSLLRDESALAARGRATFTAFQLLEVLRSKYDVRIYGSTSDGLEHYLGALATQVRELSVPGADLQGPEVDLFVWPEVSNFKSDESDFEQEDHRFRHYDISAGSEAADISRFPALNNGRIILEAGAGFGKTTILRALCTRIIAETPYVPIFTTADELQSWPTLEEYGLGAVNKQYGVTIDWAAVINSERAVLFLDGLDEVDDVARIRVMDLVSRVSGRHASLPIILAARNSSLIAIPHGFTRLSVLRFSDEKVKEGLRNYLQKRNIENSDKLQSSIFKNPDLRSICRIPLFLAMLVGTLPKSGVLPRSRSELIERYLGNLLAPQRHKRTKPPGLSVTILRRAAESMAMLALRRSELSIDENVVRSNAAGAVGAEGDIGIDELLRCGLVKRRGSRIHFDIATVAEYLAGCALASQSLDGAGEWFRKAARRPWAQALQFALERIDSVEDLVERQLDEPDDYFRTTLRIVGRVIANGAQVNFELREKVACKLAASWGAGTYSVRQAIGRVIADGFARPPNDAIREAMCQPRGFLEERPEVLRIAADGELTVKCLSVLLSGPDIRELWHEGWSEAIRNAGSPAADLLLSRALSESDNSLEASVLAKLLRSLEDMPSLPWDEILGDERYPLPVRAAAVICLSKQEEKNGRKIILEAMSASRFGFGTDFSNDLLAASWWQEEFAAACREHSESERLLSCFLATARPGSTAGIRLLEVIANASNDPDVSAERKLLFCGILMGAKQADKADAISGLLNVVDGKSLVDSIIWRLAGTVSNSLLILWVEIVRERDLPIQQQIEIVEDLARRAGHVAVHPQRDFLLSGPFVTTNADDPLCVSVVSWIQSILDNANLPPDKLRPLVAMAADMNSSKFIKSAVRLFDEYLQETSAIETEEWNSWFASVLWLIEKNPLYRNTDRLWSVMHKSNGLPTHSVIATLDQIEGSAFLEKAVALFNNSIDSSLRGDILFWLDEVSPRRGLTVRIEAGILVVAQL from the coding sequence ATGCCGGAAGCAGGTGGGCCAACTACTCAATCCGGAATTAGGTATCAGAATAGTCTGGCGGCATTGTATCTGGGCCGCATGCTAGACCTGAGGACAATTCCGGGCGAAGCAAAGATTGCTTCTATTCGTGTCGAAGCTCCCGACCCGGTGGATGATATCGTAGTGGAGTACGCCGACGGAACTCGGCTCCACATTCAAGCAAAGGAAGCCTTGGCCACATCCGGCGAAGTGTGGAGATCATTGTGGCAGTCCGTTCTGAAGCAACGAGCAGCAAGTCGAACGGCTCGTTGTAGCATTATCGTCGGTACCTACAGCGCGGAGTTGGATGCCCTTAGGGAGGCCTGTGCTAGATCGCGTGGTAAGAATGACGGGGTGGAGTGGGTCGAGGCGCTCTCTCAGGTCCAGCTTGCAATAATCGGCAAGGTTTCGGACGCCTTGGGTTGCAACCTCGCCGAATGCTGGCCGACGCTAAACAGCGTCGCGATTGAGTTCGAAACTACTCGCAACATCGAAACTATTGGAGTTCGCGACTGGGTGCCCGAATCGTCCGTCGGAAAGTTACAACTCCTTTCGTTACTACGTGACGAGAGCGCCCTCGCCGCACGAGGGCGCGCAACATTTACCGCCTTCCAACTTCTTGAGGTGTTGCGAAGCAAATATGACGTACGAATCTATGGTTCAACTAGCGACGGTCTGGAACATTACTTAGGCGCGCTTGCCACGCAGGTGCGTGAGCTATCCGTTCCGGGGGCAGACCTGCAAGGGCCGGAAGTTGATCTTTTTGTTTGGCCTGAGGTCAGTAACTTCAAGTCGGACGAGAGTGATTTCGAACAAGAAGACCACCGGTTCCGGCACTACGACATATCGGCAGGCTCCGAGGCGGCAGATATTAGCCGCTTTCCAGCGCTGAATAATGGACGGATAATATTGGAAGCGGGCGCAGGTTTTGGAAAAACGACCATTCTTCGCGCGCTGTGCACTCGGATAATCGCAGAAACACCTTACGTTCCTATTTTCACTACGGCCGACGAATTGCAATCATGGCCAACCCTAGAAGAATACGGTCTAGGCGCTGTGAACAAACAGTATGGAGTCACAATCGACTGGGCGGCGGTGATAAATTCCGAGCGGGCAGTTCTGTTTCTGGATGGGTTGGATGAGGTTGATGATGTTGCCCGTATCCGAGTCATGGATTTAGTTTCGCGAGTTTCCGGCCGGCATGCGTCGCTGCCCATAATATTGGCGGCTAGAAATAGTTCTTTGATTGCGATACCGCATGGCTTTACGCGTCTTTCTGTTCTCCGTTTCTCGGACGAAAAAGTCAAGGAAGGTCTCCGGAATTACCTGCAAAAGAGAAACATTGAAAACAGCGACAAACTTCAATCATCTATTTTCAAGAATCCCGATCTCCGGAGTATCTGTCGGATACCTTTGTTTCTCGCGATGCTGGTTGGTACGCTCCCAAAGTCTGGCGTACTTCCAAGGAGCCGGTCGGAGCTAATCGAGCGATATCTTGGAAATCTACTGGCGCCACAAAGGCACAAGAGGACCAAGCCACCCGGCCTTTCAGTGACCATTCTAAGGCGAGCGGCCGAGTCGATGGCAATGCTGGCCCTTCGGCGCTCGGAGCTGTCGATCGACGAAAATGTCGTGCGAAGCAACGCGGCTGGCGCTGTGGGGGCCGAGGGAGATATCGGCATCGACGAATTACTGCGATGCGGCCTCGTTAAGAGGAGAGGATCGCGCATTCACTTCGACATTGCCACTGTGGCTGAGTATTTGGCAGGTTGCGCGCTCGCATCGCAGAGTCTTGATGGTGCGGGTGAATGGTTTAGGAAGGCCGCAAGGCGGCCCTGGGCTCAGGCGCTACAGTTTGCCCTTGAACGAATTGATTCTGTTGAAGATTTGGTGGAGAGGCAACTCGATGAGCCGGATGATTATTTTCGAACAACACTCAGGATAGTTGGTCGAGTTATAGCGAACGGCGCTCAAGTGAACTTTGAGCTGCGCGAAAAGGTGGCGTGCAAGCTCGCTGCCTCATGGGGCGCTGGAACGTACTCGGTGCGGCAAGCCATTGGTCGAGTCATTGCGGACGGGTTCGCTCGCCCGCCAAATGACGCCATACGAGAGGCGATGTGCCAACCTAGAGGGTTCTTAGAAGAGCGACCCGAAGTATTGCGGATTGCTGCAGATGGGGAGTTGACGGTCAAGTGTTTGAGCGTGCTGCTTAGCGGACCCGACATAAGGGAATTGTGGCACGAAGGATGGAGTGAGGCTATACGCAACGCTGGCTCGCCTGCGGCCGATTTGCTGTTGAGCCGCGCCTTGTCAGAGTCGGACAACTCCCTAGAAGCAAGCGTGCTAGCCAAGCTCCTTCGATCTCTAGAAGACATGCCTAGTTTGCCTTGGGACGAGATATTAGGTGACGAAAGGTATCCCCTGCCGGTCCGCGCGGCGGCGGTAATCTGTTTGTCAAAGCAGGAAGAGAAGAACGGCCGCAAAATCATCCTAGAGGCGATGAGCGCCTCAAGATTCGGCTTTGGCACCGACTTCTCAAATGATTTGCTTGCCGCATCCTGGTGGCAAGAAGAATTTGCCGCCGCATGCCGGGAACACTCCGAAAGTGAACGCCTATTGTCGTGCTTCCTTGCCACGGCGCGCCCCGGCTCAACTGCCGGTATTCGTCTGCTGGAGGTGATTGCCAACGCATCGAATGACCCTGACGTATCTGCCGAACGAAAGCTGCTGTTCTGCGGAATTCTAATGGGGGCGAAGCAAGCGGACAAGGCGGATGCCATCTCTGGTCTACTTAATGTCGTTGACGGAAAATCGCTAGTTGACAGCATTATTTGGCGGCTGGCGGGAACCGTCTCTAATAGTCTTTTGATTTTGTGGGTAGAAATAGTTAGAGAGAGAGATTTACCGATACAGCAACAGATAGAGATAGTTGAAGATCTCGCTCGGCGAGCTGGACACGTTGCGGTGCACCCCCAAAGAGATTTTTTGCTGAGCGGCCCATTTGTTACCACAAATGCGGACGATCCCCTGTGCGTATCGGTTGTCAGCTGGATTCAAAGTATCTTGGACAACGCAAATCTTCCACCAGACAAGCTACGACCTCTAGTTGCGATGGCAGCAGATATGAACTCAAGTAAGTTCATAAAGTCTGCCGTTCGTCTTTTCGACGAATACCTGCAAGAAACTTCCGCTATCGAAACAGAAGAATGGAATTCTTGGTTTGCTAGTGTACTCTGGTTAATAGAGAAGAATCCATTATACAGAAATACAGACCGATTATGGTCGGTCATGCACAAGTCAAACGGCCTTCCAACTCACAGTGTGATAGCGACTCTTGATCAAATTGAAGGCAGTGCCTTCCTTGAGAAAGCTGTAGCGCTATTCAACAACAGTATAGATAGCTCTCTTCGGGGAGATATCCTGTTTTGGCTAGATGAGGTCTCGCCCCGCAGAGGTCTGACTGTAAGGATAGAGGCCGGAATACTTGTAGTCGCCCAACTTTAA
- a CDS encoding glutathione peroxidase, protein MTTLRDFTLPRLSGESQSLADYEGQLVLVVNTASKCGLTPQYEGLETLYKQYGDEGFVILGFPCNQFAGQEPGGADEIAEFCQINYGVTFPLFGKLDVNGPGESPLYTWLKAKFPGDVEWNFGKFLIARDGNVVQRFAPDTVPEALVPAIQKHL, encoded by the coding sequence ATGACCACCTTGCGTGATTTCACCCTGCCCCGCCTGTCCGGGGAGAGCCAGTCGCTCGCCGATTACGAGGGTCAGCTGGTGCTGGTGGTCAATACCGCCAGCAAATGCGGCCTCACCCCGCAATATGAGGGGCTGGAGACGCTCTATAAGCAATATGGCGACGAGGGCTTCGTCATCCTGGGCTTCCCGTGCAACCAGTTTGCCGGACAGGAGCCGGGCGGCGCCGACGAGATCGCCGAGTTCTGCCAGATCAACTACGGCGTGACCTTCCCGCTCTTCGGCAAGCTCGACGTCAACGGCCCCGGCGAAAGCCCGCTCTACACCTGGCTGAAGGCGAAATTCCCGGGCGATGTCGAATGGAATTTCGGCAAGTTCCTCATCGCCCGCGACGGCAATGTCGTCCAGCGCTTCGCCCCCGATACGGTCCCCGAAGCGCTCGTACCAGCCATCCAAAAGCACCTCTAG